In the Natronoglycomyces albus genome, CATCGCACTGATCAGGGGAAACGAGGAAGCCTCAGTCTTACCGCCTGCAGTGGGAGCCAACAAAATGGTGTCTTCGCCGTCGAGGATTGGTCCAATGGCCTCCTTCTGCAATGGACGCAGGTCTGACCAGCCAAGCGTGTTAGCAATGTGGTGAACCAGTCCAGGATGTAGCCGGTCAACACTCATAGACTCAGGTCGATGTCGTCTGCTGATGCCGCGTTTCGTTCCATGTCGTTGAGCTCGCTCGACCGGATGGTCAGTTGGTAGTGCTGTCTGGGATCGAAATCCTCGAACTGGTCGACTCTGTCGAGAACATCCTCAACCAACTTTCGCAGGAACAGTCTCGGTGCAATGCCCACGCGCCCACCAAGTCCACCAGTAACCGCGCTGGCCAGCTCAGCGATGAATTCGTCGTCTACGACCTTGTGGACTCGGTCTGTAGCGTCGACGGCGTACAGATCTCGCACCGCTCTACCAAGCAGTTCCAGTTTGTCCAGGTCGAATCCGTGCAATCGAATTTGCACGGCCCGGGGGTTGTCGAAGCGCGGGTCGGCGAAGTCCACTGCTAGCCGCTGAGCCAGTGCCGGAGCCCGTTGCACGCCCTGTGTTCCGTCAAAGAACGGAGGGGTTCCTGTAATGAGCAGGTACAGCCCGGGGAAGCGACCCTGGTCGATCTCGTCCATCCACTGCCGCAAGGCATTCAGGCTCTTCTCTCGGACGTCACTGCGCACTCGTTGCAACGTCTCGATCTCGTCTAGAACCACCAGGAGACCGGGGTGGCCCGAATCGCGCAACACTGTCAAGAGGCCTTGGAGGAAGCCAAGCGCACCGAAGTGGTCCAGGTCGCCTTTGACACCCGCAGCACGTTTCACCACTGCGGAGACGTTCGGCTGACCACCAATCCATGCCAATAGCCCTTCA is a window encoding:
- the brxD gene encoding BREX system ATP-binding protein BrxD, which encodes MTSPESVSPARRRAVIDALRRGTVPEAGLDLFAVGLDRFEQAIDAELDTVSTGKAQFKALRGEYGSGKTFFARWLAERAKRRDMASAEIQISETETPLHKLETVYRRLVEHLSTAAQPPSALRAIIEGWFYILEEDVLEADSIEDPSQLAQAVDALAEQRLASVARSTPAFSAALRAYRSARLRGDDALAEGLLAWIGGQPNVSAVVKRAAGVKGDLDHFGALGFLQGLLTVLRDSGHPGLLVVLDEIETLQRVRSDVREKSLNALRQWMDEIDQGRFPGLYLLITGTPPFFDGTQGVQRAPALAQRLAVDFADPRFDNPRAVQIRLHGFDLDKLELLGRAVRDLYAVDATDRVHKVVDDEFIAELASAVTGGLGGRVGIAPRLFLRKLVEDVLDRVDQFEDFDPRQHYQLTIRSSELNDMERNAASADDIDLSL